One genomic segment of Mesoterricola silvestris includes these proteins:
- a CDS encoding FKBP-type peptidyl-prolyl cis-trans isomerase — protein sequence MFALAATGLASQPPARARKKAPAPAPKKGPVMITTPSGLGYVDTTEGAGESPKKGQTCVMHYTGWLSNGGKPGQKFDSSVDRGQPFSFTVGVGQVIKGWDEGVITMKKGGKRTLHIPAALGYGARGAGGVIPPNADLIFDVELLDFR from the coding sequence ATGTTCGCCCTCGCGGCCACCGGGCTGGCATCCCAACCCCCCGCCCGCGCCCGGAAGAAAGCCCCGGCGCCCGCCCCGAAAAAAGGACCCGTCATGATCACCACCCCCAGCGGCCTCGGCTACGTGGACACCACCGAAGGCGCCGGCGAATCCCCGAAGAAGGGCCAGACCTGCGTCATGCACTACACCGGCTGGCTCTCCAACGGCGGCAAGCCCGGCCAGAAGTTCGACAGCTCCGTGGACCGGGGCCAGCCCTTCTCCTTCACCGTGGGCGTAGGCCAGGTCATCAAGGGCTGGGACGAGGGCGTCATCACCATGAAGAAGGGCGGCAAGCGCACCCTCCACATCCCCGCCGCCCTGGGCTACGGCGCCCGCGGCGCCGGCGGCGTGATCCCCCCCAACGCCGACCTGATCTTCGACGTGGAACTGCTGGATTTCCGGTAG
- a CDS encoding ankyrin repeat domain-containing protein, whose product MDPRKSILTALVLLVLPLRAEIPPQEARGLYGHTDPVHRNLSPLWGMAALESGYLANLRFFGAYGSVPDPRFPRHPALEKIPQDNCPLDATAAVIQYLFPSPDGDNFVLNERGKDPIGAIAREQARHRQVPGTLGGLRKITALLDATTHYRQELSLHPGAAPVASQTFRADVGRILGHEPEGRKPAVASLRQRFAALLQEAAWDETRHPGGIYPPDIVEVALLAYAWKAADHVSELYEALTPLLRRPEGPLPVYDAAYHEAHADALWERMGADGPGPAPSPEEVLLLLFGCETFQIRSLPSLVTYAMAQYKGSTYPDCGETSLRNFFNIVLSRKGAIARETLEAFLARCAGPREEHKGLDPAPAGLGLLAHYYRHHGRIAGQFSREARNAWSEVVSNRNAPGADPLPIVYGAKDHNLSAKPGLENMLNLIAHLLPLPALNRPWPLDPGARFAEADRKLDALCTLVSEEGFTVDWSAGGEKRVKSAHPTLAFSINGRPAFAWTFAVHHYNMAALSELPDLGHRSDAVAARGGFFAQAWLRRLTPPLDFFSFEVPPEEGFALTSLSEALGMNLRDPNSALHMVNRLLVSDPALARAPTLPLVLSRSILPDMNSAMVLTNALELRRDLREDRAFYPMPALLRWPQSVKDHILNAAVFGDVHTMRLILDHGADVNARLPDVETTPVIFQALHFYVGGTGDTPLSVLLATRPRLNLDVIGPEGNTPLTRAIRSPLGPEMLLAAGADPNFQGPCGSPLGVAILALEDHPFEVLLEAGADPFRKDALGRTPVDLARGIHFLRPGFLDTLERLFPERFKDPEAKSAP is encoded by the coding sequence ATGGATCCCAGGAAGAGCATCCTCACGGCGCTGGTTCTCCTGGTCCTGCCCCTCCGGGCCGAGATCCCGCCCCAGGAGGCCAGGGGCCTCTACGGGCACACCGACCCCGTGCACCGGAACCTCTCCCCGCTCTGGGGCATGGCGGCGCTGGAATCGGGCTACCTGGCCAACCTCCGGTTCTTCGGGGCGTACGGCTCCGTCCCGGATCCACGCTTCCCCCGCCACCCCGCCCTGGAGAAGATCCCCCAGGACAACTGCCCCCTGGACGCCACCGCGGCGGTGATCCAGTATCTTTTCCCCTCCCCGGATGGGGACAACTTCGTGCTGAACGAGCGCGGCAAGGACCCCATCGGGGCCATCGCCCGGGAGCAGGCCCGGCACCGCCAGGTCCCGGGGACGCTGGGCGGACTGAGGAAGATCACCGCCCTGCTGGACGCCACGACCCATTATCGCCAGGAGCTGTCGCTGCATCCGGGGGCTGCGCCGGTGGCCTCCCAGACGTTCCGTGCCGATGTGGGTCGCATCCTGGGCCACGAGCCGGAGGGCCGCAAACCCGCGGTGGCCAGCCTCCGCCAGCGCTTCGCCGCCCTCCTGCAGGAAGCGGCCTGGGACGAGACGCGGCACCCCGGGGGCATCTACCCGCCGGACATCGTGGAGGTGGCCCTGCTGGCCTACGCCTGGAAGGCCGCGGACCACGTGAGCGAGCTCTATGAGGCCCTGACGCCGCTCCTGCGCAGGCCCGAAGGCCCCCTGCCGGTCTATGACGCCGCCTATCACGAGGCCCATGCCGATGCGCTCTGGGAGCGCATGGGAGCGGACGGACCCGGCCCGGCGCCGTCCCCGGAGGAGGTCCTCCTGCTCCTCTTCGGTTGCGAGACCTTCCAGATCCGGTCCCTGCCCAGCCTGGTCACCTATGCCATGGCCCAGTACAAGGGCTCCACCTACCCCGATTGCGGCGAGACGTCGCTGCGCAATTTCTTCAACATCGTCCTCTCCCGGAAGGGCGCCATCGCCCGGGAAACCCTGGAGGCCTTCCTGGCCCGCTGCGCCGGCCCACGCGAGGAGCACAAGGGCTTGGACCCTGCGCCCGCGGGACTGGGCCTGCTGGCCCACTACTACCGGCACCATGGCCGTATCGCCGGGCAGTTCTCCCGGGAGGCCCGCAACGCCTGGAGCGAGGTGGTGAGCAACCGCAATGCCCCCGGCGCCGATCCGCTGCCCATCGTCTACGGCGCCAAGGACCACAACCTGTCGGCCAAGCCGGGCCTCGAGAACATGCTCAACCTGATCGCCCACCTCCTGCCCCTGCCCGCCCTCAACCGCCCGTGGCCCCTGGACCCCGGGGCCCGGTTCGCGGAGGCGGATCGAAAGCTGGACGCCCTCTGCACCCTGGTGTCGGAGGAGGGGTTCACCGTGGATTGGTCGGCCGGAGGCGAAAAACGCGTGAAGAGCGCCCACCCCACCCTGGCCTTCTCCATCAACGGCAGGCCCGCCTTCGCCTGGACCTTCGCGGTGCACCATTACAACATGGCGGCGCTCTCCGAACTGCCGGACCTGGGCCATCGGAGCGACGCCGTCGCCGCCCGCGGCGGCTTCTTCGCCCAGGCCTGGCTTCGCCGGCTCACGCCCCCCCTGGACTTTTTCTCCTTCGAAGTCCCGCCGGAGGAGGGCTTCGCGCTGACGTCCCTCAGCGAGGCGTTGGGCATGAACCTGCGGGACCCGAACAGCGCCCTGCACATGGTCAATCGCCTGCTGGTCTCCGATCCCGCCCTGGCCCGCGCCCCCACGCTCCCCCTGGTCCTGTCCCGCTCGATCCTTCCGGACATGAATTCGGCGATGGTGCTCACCAACGCCCTGGAACTTCGCCGGGACCTGAGGGAGGACAGGGCCTTCTACCCCATGCCGGCCCTGCTGCGCTGGCCCCAGTCGGTGAAGGACCATATCCTGAACGCAGCCGTCTTCGGGGACGTGCATACGATGCGGCTGATCCTGGACCATGGCGCCGACGTGAACGCCCGGCTTCCGGATGTGGAGACGACACCGGTGATCTTCCAGGCCCTCCATTTCTACGTCGGGGGGACCGGGGACACCCCCCTCAGCGTGCTCCTGGCGACCCGGCCCCGCCTGAATCTGGACGTGATCGGGCCCGAGGGGAACACCCCCCTGACCCGGGCGATCCGGAGCCCCCTGGGCCCCGAGATGCTGCTGGCGGCCGGCGCCGATCCGAATTTCCAGGGGCCCTGCGGCAGCCCCCTGGGGGTCGCCATACTAGCCTTGGAAGACCATCCCTTCGAGGTCCTGCTGGAGGCCGGGGCCGACCCCTTCCGGAAGGATGCCCTGGGAAGGACTCCCGTGGATCTGGCCCGGGGCATCCACTTCCTTCGTCCGGGCTTCCTGGACACCCTGGAGCGCCTGTTCCCCGAGCGATTCAAGGATCCCGAGGCCAAATCCGCACCTTGA
- a CDS encoding metallophosphoesterase — protein sequence MRRLAPVLAILLLAPLRAQVPPPLPAAAQVDDGPHVVWEGRGARVLRWRQGRPEETALPADFRLELDGLPPLTLDPAPAPQQPAAFPLPARIAAISDIHGNYAAMTALLVKQGILAKNLAWAFGKGHLVVLGDTVDRGPQVTEAFWLLRSLERQARDAGGGVHVLLGNHEVMDMKGDLRYLNAKYRALPLSTPYLLGPDTEAGRWLRSLPVMVRFGDLLFVHGGVSPRLGEAFPSLEALNAAARDAMPRPKKTLLGGDGPLWYRGMVQDPVDPAAVVEASLRPYGARTVVVGHTTVKQVTVIRPGQVYLIDAGLSEGRPGELWLQVDGKRWRGLADGTRVPLD from the coding sequence ATGCGCCGCCTCGCCCCCGTTCTCGCCATCCTCCTCCTGGCCCCGCTCCGGGCCCAGGTCCCGCCGCCGCTGCCGGCCGCGGCCCAGGTGGACGACGGGCCCCACGTGGTGTGGGAGGGCCGCGGGGCCCGAGTCCTGCGGTGGCGCCAGGGCCGGCCCGAGGAGACCGCCCTGCCCGCGGATTTCCGCCTGGAGCTGGATGGCCTGCCCCCCCTCACCCTGGATCCCGCCCCCGCCCCCCAGCAGCCCGCGGCCTTCCCCCTTCCCGCGAGGATCGCCGCCATCAGCGACATCCACGGCAACTACGCCGCCATGACCGCCCTGCTCGTGAAGCAGGGGATCCTCGCGAAGAACCTGGCCTGGGCCTTCGGCAAGGGCCACCTGGTGGTCCTGGGCGACACCGTGGACCGGGGCCCGCAGGTCACGGAGGCCTTCTGGCTCCTGCGATCCCTGGAGCGGCAGGCCCGGGACGCCGGGGGCGGGGTCCACGTGCTCCTGGGCAACCACGAGGTGATGGACATGAAGGGGGACCTGCGGTACCTCAACGCCAAGTACCGGGCCCTGCCCCTTTCCACCCCGTACCTCCTGGGCCCCGATACGGAAGCGGGGCGCTGGCTGCGCTCCCTGCCGGTGATGGTGCGCTTCGGGGACCTGCTCTTCGTGCACGGGGGCGTCTCGCCCCGCCTGGGGGAGGCCTTCCCCTCCCTGGAGGCCCTCAACGCCGCCGCCCGGGACGCCATGCCCCGGCCCAAGAAGACCCTCCTGGGGGGCGACGGCCCCCTGTGGTACCGGGGCATGGTGCAGGACCCCGTGGACCCGGCCGCGGTGGTGGAGGCCAGCCTGCGCCCCTACGGGGCCCGCACCGTGGTGGTGGGCCACACCACCGTCAAGCAGGTGACGGTCATCCGCCCCGGGCAGGTGTACCTCATCGACGCGGGGCTCAGCGAGGGAAGGCCCGGCGAACTGTGGCTCCAGGTGGACGGCAAGCGCTGGCGGGGCTTGGCGGACGGCACCCGGGTGCCCCTGGATTAG
- a CDS encoding GxxExxY protein, with protein sequence MPIQDPITQQIIGLSYRVANILGHGFVEKVYENALAFELRRAKVTFAQQKVLDVFYEGARVGRYKADLVVEGRVIVEVKAIQALGDVDVAQGLNYLRATGLPTCLLVNFGKAKIEVRRLGMSPGKGTGGMELEVKDVE encoded by the coding sequence ATGCCCATCCAGGACCCGATCACGCAGCAGATCATCGGCCTAAGCTACCGCGTCGCAAACATCCTGGGCCATGGTTTCGTGGAGAAGGTATACGAAAACGCGCTGGCGTTCGAGCTCCGTAGGGCCAAGGTCACCTTTGCTCAACAGAAGGTCCTCGACGTGTTCTACGAGGGCGCGAGGGTCGGAAGGTATAAAGCTGATCTCGTCGTCGAGGGCCGGGTCATCGTGGAGGTCAAAGCCATCCAGGCCCTGGGTGACGTTGACGTGGCCCAGGGCCTGAATTACCTGAGGGCGACAGGATTGCCGACCTGCCTCCTCGTCAATTTCGGCAAGGCGAAGATCGAGGTTCGAAGGCTGGGAATGAGTCCTGGCAAAGGGACCGGAGGAATGGAACTCGAAGTGAAGGATGTCGAGTAA
- a CDS encoding ankyrin repeat domain-containing protein, with amino-acid sequence MDPRKSILTTLVFLVLPLRAEIPPQEARGLYEHTEPAHRNLSPLWGMAALESGYLANLRFFGAYGSAPDPRFPRHPALEKVPQDNCPLDATAAVIQYLFPSPDGDNFVLNERAKDPIGAIAREQARHREAPGTLGGLRKITALLDATTHYRQRLMSPGASEAFRADVDRILGHEPEGRKPAVAVLRQRFAALLQEAVWDETRHPGGIYPPDIVEVALLAYAWKAADHVSELYEALTPLLRRPKGPLPVYDAAYHEAHADALWERMGADAPGPAPSPEDALLLLYGCEAFQTRSLPSLVSYAMAQYKGSTYPDCGETSLRNFFNIVLSRKGAIAPETPKAFLARCAGPREEPKGPDPSPAGLGLLARYYRHHGRIAGQFSREARDAWSEVVSNRNAPGADPLPIVYGAKDHNLSARPGLENMLNLIAHLLPLSALSHPWPLDPGARFEEAGRKLDALCTVVSEEGFTVDWSAGGEKRVESAHPTLAFSINGRPAFAWTFAVHHYTMAALSERPDLGHRSDAVAARGGFFAQAWLRRLTPPLDYFSFEVPPEEGFALTSLSQVLGMNLRDPNSALRMVNRLLFSDPALARAPTLPLVLSRSIVPDMDSARVLANALAHRGDLREDRAFYPMPALLRWPQSVKDHILNAAVAGDVRTMRLILDHGADVNARLADVEESPVIFQALAFDWGSGGDTPLSVLLATRPRLNLEAIGPGGNTPLTRAIRVPGGTARLLAAGADPNFQGPRGSPLGVALEAFAYHPFEVLLKAGADPFRKDAQGRTPVDLARKIHDLHPRYLDTLKRLFPKRFEEPEAKSAP; translated from the coding sequence ATGGATCCCAGGAAGAGCATCCTCACAACGCTGGTTTTCCTGGTCCTGCCCCTCCGGGCCGAGATCCCGCCCCAGGAGGCCAGGGGCCTCTACGAACACACCGAGCCCGCGCACCGGAACCTCTCCCCGCTCTGGGGCATGGCGGCCCTGGAATCGGGCTACCTGGCCAACCTCCGGTTCTTCGGGGCGTACGGCTCGGCCCCGGATCCACGCTTCCCCCGCCACCCCGCCCTGGAGAAGGTCCCCCAGGACAACTGCCCCCTGGACGCCACCGCGGCGGTGATCCAGTACCTTTTCCCCTCCCCGGACGGGGACAACTTCGTGCTGAACGAGCGCGCCAAGGACCCCATCGGGGCCATCGCCCGGGAGCAGGCCCGGCACCGCGAGGCCCCGGGGACGCTGGGCGGATTGAGGAAGATCACCGCCCTGCTGGACGCCACGACCCATTACCGCCAGCGGCTGATGTCGCCGGGGGCCTCCGAGGCGTTCCGTGCCGACGTGGATCGCATCCTGGGCCACGAGCCGGAGGGCCGCAAACCCGCGGTGGCCGTCCTCCGCCAGCGCTTCGCCGCCCTCCTGCAGGAAGCGGTATGGGACGAGACGCGGCACCCCGGGGGCATCTACCCGCCGGACATCGTGGAGGTGGCCCTGCTGGCCTACGCCTGGAAGGCCGCGGACCACGTGAGCGAGCTCTATGAGGCCCTGACGCCGCTCCTGCGCAGGCCCAAAGGCCCCCTTCCGGTCTATGACGCCGCCTATCACGAGGCCCATGCCGATGCGCTCTGGGAGCGCATGGGAGCGGACGCGCCCGGACCGGCGCCGTCCCCGGAGGACGCCCTTCTGCTCCTCTACGGCTGCGAGGCCTTCCAGACCCGGTCCCTGCCCAGCCTGGTCAGCTATGCCATGGCCCAGTACAAGGGCTCCACCTACCCCGATTGCGGCGAGACGTCGCTGCGAAATTTCTTCAACATCGTCCTCTCCCGGAAGGGCGCCATCGCCCCGGAAACCCCGAAGGCCTTCCTGGCCCGCTGCGCCGGTCCACGCGAGGAGCCCAAGGGCCCGGACCCGTCGCCCGCGGGACTGGGCCTGCTGGCCCGCTACTACCGGCACCATGGCCGTATCGCTGGGCAGTTCTCCCGGGAGGCCCGCGACGCATGGAGCGAGGTGGTGAGCAACCGCAATGCCCCTGGCGCCGATCCGCTGCCCATCGTCTACGGCGCCAAGGACCACAACCTGTCGGCCAGGCCGGGCCTCGAGAACATGCTCAACCTGATCGCCCACCTCCTGCCCCTGTCCGCCCTCAGCCACCCATGGCCCCTGGACCCCGGGGCCCGGTTCGAGGAGGCGGGCCGCAAGCTGGACGCCCTCTGCACCGTGGTGTCCGAGGAGGGTTTCACCGTGGATTGGTCGGCCGGAGGCGAGAAACGCGTGGAGAGCGCCCACCCCACCCTGGCCTTCTCCATCAACGGCAGGCCCGCATTCGCCTGGACCTTCGCGGTGCACCATTACACCATGGCGGCGCTCTCCGAACGGCCGGACCTGGGCCATCGGAGCGACGCCGTCGCCGCCCGCGGCGGCTTCTTCGCCCAGGCCTGGCTGCGCCGGCTCACGCCCCCCCTGGACTATTTCTCCTTCGAAGTTCCGCCGGAGGAGGGCTTCGCGCTGACGTCCCTCAGCCAGGTCCTGGGCATGAACCTGCGCGACCCGAACAGCGCCCTGCGCATGGTCAATCGCCTGCTGTTCTCCGATCCCGCCCTGGCCCGCGCCCCCACGCTCCCCCTGGTCCTGTCCCGCTCGATCGTCCCGGACATGGATTCAGCGAGGGTGCTCGCCAACGCCCTGGCGCACCGCGGGGACCTGAGGGAGGACAGGGCGTTCTATCCCATGCCGGCCCTGCTGCGCTGGCCCCAGTCGGTGAAGGACCATATCCTGAACGCAGCCGTCGCCGGGGACGTGCGTACGATGCGGCTGATCCTGGACCATGGCGCCGACGTGAACGCCCGGCTTGCGGATGTGGAGGAATCCCCGGTGATCTTCCAGGCCCTCGCCTTCGACTGGGGGAGCGGGGGGGACACCCCCCTCAGCGTGCTGCTGGCGACCCGGCCCCGCCTGAATCTGGAGGCGATCGGACCCGGGGGGAACACCCCCCTGACCCGGGCGATCCGGGTCCCCGGGGGCACCGCGAGGCTGCTGGCGGCCGGCGCCGATCCGAATTTCCAGGGGCCCCGCGGCAGCCCCCTGGGGGTCGCCCTAGAAGCCTTTGCATACCATCCCTTCGAGGTCCTGCTGAAGGCCGGGGCCGACCCATTCCGGAAGGATGCCCAGGGGCGGACCCCCGTGGACCTGGCCCGGAAAATCCACGACCTTCATCCGCGCTACCTGGACACCTTGAAGCGCCTGTTCCCGAAGCGATTCGAGGAACCCGAGGCCAAATCCGCGCCTTGA
- a CDS encoding ATP-dependent DNA helicase, which produces MSLGLSVREFVAPLEPSGSLDARRALSAEEDPMALGARLHARVQKRLAQEDGTVRAEVAVQAALDHVGFQVLVRGRVDVLVGSSPPVVEEIKTSFRPDAILRELDEGHPFALQARMYAWILWRDGGECPRCRIRIISLQDEGETLVELPFDPRAFSDWVEERLRDLHGAWDRAQARRAERRELAGSLAFPFPDPRPGQARLVELVASALASGRRLLLQAPTGLGKTAAVLFPALARALADDLRVFYCTPRNSQHEVAEDCVRRIRAQGHPVRSVTIKAKEKVCPQAEVDCRPEVCPRADLYFDRLKASGAVEALMAGGCADAAAVKAAADEHLLCPFELSLDAARHADVIIGDYNYAFAPNATLVRFFGTPEESARNIVLVDEAHNLPSRAADWFSPALELPWLEELRKRRAAPRDRALRSRLTAQIKRCAALLQALEGAHRVVELDTQPFLGEEFRIARLLAETAARGVELRPAHPLVELQRGWGAFCAVLRILAAPHIVTWIPPGRLQITCADASAHLGERMAGLHSAVLFSATLKPFLYHRRLAGLAGAEVLEAEVPSPFPPSNRKILVVPQISTLYRLRDREMPRIAHFLGRVLPLRPGNYFVFFPSFDMLERTLPHLDLPGFQVLAQPRKAGAARILELVRALREGNRTVVLAVQGGSLSEGIDLPGEALIGCVVAGPPLPPFDLERDRIRAYFQAAYGCGQAYAYTYPAAAKAVQAAGRVIRTPGDRGLLVFLDGRFLEAEYAACFPEGWFRESPSELVSGAILGDIAAFWSVRS; this is translated from the coding sequence ATGAGCCTGGGATTATCTGTACGGGAATTCGTGGCGCCCCTGGAGCCTTCGGGCAGCCTGGATGCGCGGCGCGCCCTCTCCGCGGAGGAGGACCCCATGGCCCTGGGCGCGCGGCTCCACGCGCGGGTGCAGAAGCGCCTGGCCCAGGAGGACGGCACGGTGCGGGCGGAAGTGGCGGTGCAGGCCGCGCTGGACCACGTGGGGTTCCAGGTGCTGGTGCGGGGCCGGGTGGACGTGCTGGTGGGGTCCTCGCCTCCGGTGGTGGAGGAGATCAAGACCAGCTTCCGGCCCGACGCCATCCTCCGGGAGCTGGACGAGGGCCATCCCTTCGCCCTGCAGGCGCGGATGTACGCCTGGATCCTCTGGCGGGACGGGGGGGAGTGTCCCCGCTGCCGCATCCGGATCATCAGCCTCCAGGACGAGGGCGAGACCCTGGTGGAGCTGCCCTTCGACCCCAGGGCCTTCTCGGACTGGGTGGAGGAGCGGCTCCGGGACCTGCACGGGGCCTGGGACCGGGCCCAGGCCCGGCGCGCGGAACGCCGCGAACTGGCCGGGAGCCTCGCCTTCCCCTTTCCGGACCCCCGGCCCGGGCAGGCGCGGCTGGTGGAGCTGGTGGCCTCGGCCCTGGCCTCGGGCCGGCGCCTGCTCCTGCAGGCCCCCACGGGCCTGGGAAAGACCGCCGCGGTGCTCTTCCCGGCCCTGGCCCGGGCCCTGGCCGACGATCTGCGGGTCTTCTACTGCACCCCCCGCAACAGCCAGCACGAGGTGGCCGAGGACTGCGTGCGCCGCATCCGCGCCCAGGGCCACCCGGTGCGGTCCGTGACCATCAAGGCCAAGGAGAAGGTGTGCCCCCAGGCCGAGGTGGACTGCCGCCCCGAGGTGTGCCCCCGGGCGGATCTCTACTTCGACCGGCTCAAGGCCTCCGGCGCCGTGGAGGCGCTCATGGCCGGCGGCTGCGCCGACGCCGCGGCGGTGAAGGCCGCGGCCGACGAGCACCTGCTCTGCCCCTTCGAGCTCTCCCTGGACGCCGCGCGCCACGCGGACGTGATCATCGGGGACTACAACTACGCATTCGCCCCCAACGCCACGCTGGTGCGGTTCTTCGGGACGCCGGAGGAGAGCGCGCGCAACATCGTGCTGGTGGACGAGGCCCACAACCTGCCTTCGCGCGCGGCGGACTGGTTCAGCCCGGCCCTGGAGCTCCCCTGGCTGGAAGAGTTGCGCAAGCGCCGCGCCGCGCCCCGGGACCGGGCCCTGCGCAGCCGCCTCACCGCCCAGATCAAGCGCTGCGCCGCGCTCCTCCAGGCCCTGGAAGGGGCCCACCGCGTGGTGGAGCTGGACACCCAGCCCTTCCTGGGCGAGGAGTTCCGCATCGCGCGGCTCCTGGCCGAGACCGCGGCGCGGGGCGTGGAGCTGCGCCCCGCCCATCCCCTGGTGGAGCTGCAGCGGGGCTGGGGCGCCTTCTGCGCGGTGCTGCGCATCCTGGCCGCGCCCCACATCGTCACCTGGATCCCCCCGGGGCGCCTGCAGATCACCTGCGCCGACGCCTCGGCGCACCTGGGGGAACGCATGGCCGGGCTCCATTCCGCCGTGCTCTTCTCGGCCACCCTCAAGCCCTTCCTGTACCACCGGCGCCTGGCGGGCCTGGCCGGGGCGGAGGTCCTGGAGGCCGAAGTGCCCTCCCCCTTTCCGCCGTCCAACCGCAAGATCCTGGTGGTGCCCCAGATCTCCACCCTCTACCGGCTGCGGGACCGGGAGATGCCCCGCATCGCCCATTTCCTGGGCCGGGTCCTGCCCCTGCGGCCGGGCAACTACTTCGTCTTCTTCCCCAGCTTCGACATGCTGGAAAGGACCCTGCCCCACCTGGACCTGCCCGGCTTCCAGGTGCTGGCCCAGCCCCGCAAGGCCGGGGCCGCGCGCATCCTCGAACTGGTCCGGGCCCTGCGGGAAGGGAACCGCACGGTGGTGCTGGCTGTGCAGGGGGGGTCCCTCTCGGAAGGCATCGATCTGCCCGGGGAGGCCCTCATCGGCTGCGTGGTGGCGGGTCCGCCCCTGCCCCCCTTCGACCTGGAGCGGGACCGCATCCGCGCGTACTTCCAGGCCGCCTACGGCTGCGGCCAGGCCTATGCCTACACCTACCCCGCCGCCGCCAAGGCGGTGCAGGCCGCGGGCCGGGTGATCCGCACCCCCGGGGACCGGGGGCTCCTGGTGTTCCTGGACGGCAGGTTCCTGGAGGCGGAGTACGCCGCCTGCTTTCCCGAGGGCTGGTTCCGGGAATCGCCCTCCGAACTGGTGTCCGGGGCCATTCTCGGGGACATCGCGGCCTTCTGGAGTGTGCGATCCTGA
- a CDS encoding diguanylate cyclase domain-containing protein, with protein sequence MDPTNQPPDPSPFLSWKDPREVAKRIKILIKAIEQSPVSVIITDPRGVIQYVNPKFTKLMGYTLEEAVGQTPRILKGGFLTREFYTNLWDTILAGNEWHGLFHNRTKQGDLVWELASISPIRDDNGVITHFVGVKEDITELKRLQDQMAHMAHHDQLTGLPNRFLFLDRLSQMLAQARRRETSFAVLYLDLDDFKAVNDTRGHAAGDSLLTAVAQRLQGCVRETDTVSRMGGDEFTILLADVHDLADVERIVATILTAISTPFTVGDAECRVGVSIGVAIYPLDGLDVDPLLSTADGALYKVKASGRGGYCFPARHAEP encoded by the coding sequence CCTCATCAAGGCCATCGAACAAAGCCCCGTATCCGTCATCATCACGGATCCCCGGGGCGTCATTCAATACGTGAACCCCAAGTTCACGAAGCTGATGGGTTACACCCTGGAGGAGGCGGTCGGTCAGACGCCGCGCATCCTCAAGGGCGGGTTCCTCACCCGGGAGTTCTACACGAACCTGTGGGACACCATCCTGGCGGGCAACGAGTGGCACGGGCTCTTCCACAACCGCACCAAGCAAGGCGACCTGGTGTGGGAACTGGCCTCCATCTCCCCCATCCGGGACGACAACGGCGTCATCACCCATTTCGTGGGCGTCAAGGAGGACATCACCGAGCTCAAGCGCCTCCAGGACCAGATGGCCCACATGGCCCACCATGACCAGCTCACGGGCCTTCCCAACCGGTTCCTCTTCCTGGACCGCCTGAGCCAGATGCTGGCCCAGGCCCGGCGCCGGGAAACCTCCTTCGCGGTGCTCTACCTGGACCTGGACGACTTCAAGGCCGTCAACGACACCCGGGGCCACGCCGCCGGGGACAGCCTCCTGACCGCGGTGGCCCAGCGCCTACAGGGCTGCGTGCGCGAAACCGACACCGTGAGCCGCATGGGCGGCGACGAATTCACCATCCTCCTCGCCGATGTCCACGACCTGGCCGACGTGGAGCGCATCGTGGCCACGATCCTCACGGCCATTTCCACCCCCTTCACCGTCGGGGACGCGGAGTGCAGGGTGGGCGTCTCCATCGGGGTGGCCATCTACCCCCTGGACGGCCTCGACGTGGACCCCCTGCTTTCCACCGCCGATGGGGCCCTCTACAAGGTCAAGGCCAGCGGCCGCGGGGGCTATTGCTTCCCGGCGCGCCATGCCGAGCCCTAG